In the Acomys russatus chromosome 11, mAcoRus1.1, whole genome shotgun sequence genome, one interval contains:
- the LOC127195938 gene encoding butyrophilin-like protein 1 translates to MQGSLASPPAGWLLPLLLLVSTGVSGEMSQFSVMGPTGPIVALLGTDATLPCQLSPQQSAAQMHVRWYRDQLTHTVLTFHSGQEQGEVQMPEYQGRTQVLENAIDTGSVALQIQQVQASDNGWYHCRLIYGLASQEVSMELRVIGLGSAPLVHMTGPENNGVRVLCSSGGWFPKPKVQWRDTVGNTLPSSSESLTRDTDGLFYTEVSVLVTDRAAGSVTCSIQNPLYGQEKMKTILLPEPFFPSTCPWKVALACSLPVLLLLLGGTSIATWKEHRMKRREMEKKSEESREILQIKEEMETALKRRDDLKADLDRRKALYKEDWKKAWLYPDWRKEQFQPAPVKINLEVPDQDKSDPKTEENRREEPAEPSISNPQVDDNIITLYQEGFMLGRYYWEVDVGDTEEWTLGVYELYEQDASPRELMRKFRVLEKKGKEFRALTFCSRGVSLEGQPWLSLETSPEKVAVFLDQEDNDLSFYNMSDETHIFSFTQAKFLGSLYPYFKRSCVELSPSAQP, encoded by the exons ATGCAGGGCTCCCTTGCCTCCCCTCCGGCTGGctggctcctccctctgctcctcctggtGTCCACAGGAGTCTCAGGAG AAATGTCTCAGTTTTCTGTGATGGGACCAACCGGGCCCATTGTGGCCCTGCTGGGGACCGATGCCACCCTGCCCTGCCAGCTGTCTCCTCAGCAGAGTGCCGCTCAGATGCACGTGCGATGGTACCGTGACCAGCTCACCCACACGGTGCTAACGTTCCACAGCGGACAGGAGCAAGGAGAGGTGCAGATGCCGGAGTACCAGGGCAGGACCCAGGTGCTGGAAAACGCCATCGACACGGGAAGTGTGGCTCTGCAGATACAGCAGGTCCAGGCCTCTGACAACGGCTGGTATCACTGCCGGCTTATATACGGTCTCGCCTCCCAAGAGGTCTCCATGGAGCTGCGAGTCATAG gGTTAGGCTCTGCTCCTCTTGTGCACATGACAGGGCCGGAGAACAACGGGGTCCGAGTGCTGTGTTCCTCAGGTGGCTGGTTCCCAAAACCCAAGGTGCAGTGGAGAGACACCGTGGGGAACACGCTGCCGTCCTCCTCTGAGTCACTGACCCGAGACACAGACGGGCTCTTCTACACGGAGGTGTCTGTCTTGGTCACAGATAGAGCTGCAGGCAGTGTGACCTGCTCCATCCAAAACCCCCTCTATGGCCAGGAGAAAATGAAGACCATCCTCCTCCCAG AGCCCTTCTTCCCCAGCACGTGTCCCTGGAAAGTAGCCCTGGCCTGTTCTCTCCCTGTGCTGTTGCTCCTGCTCGGCGGGACCAGCATCGCTACCTGGAAAGAACATcgaatgaaaaggagagaaatggagaaaaagtcaGAAGAATCTCGTGAAATACTTCAGataaaggaggaaatggaaaCCGCGCTGAAGCGCAGAG atgACCTGAAGGCCGATCTGG ATCGGAGGAAGGCACTGTACAAAGAAG ACTGGAAGAAAGCCTGGCTCTACCCTG ACTGGAGGAAGGAACAGTTCCAGCCGG ctcctgtaAAGATAAACCTTGAAGTGCCTGACCAGGACAAATCTGACCCaaagacagaagagaacagaagggaGGAGCCAGCTGAACCATCCATCAGCAACCCACAAGTTGACGACAATATCATCACACTTTACCAGGAAGGCTTCATGCTGGGGAGATACTACTGGGAGGTGGACGTCGGGGACACAGAGGAGTGGACACTCGGCGTTTATGAACTGTATGAACAGGATGCGTCGCCCAGAGAGCTGATGAGGAAATTCAGGgtcttagagaagaaagggaaggagttCAGGGCCCTCACCTTCTGTTCCCGGGGCGTCTCTCTGGAGGGACAGCCGTGGCTGTCTCTGGAGACGAGTCCAGAGAAGGTTGCAGTGTTCTTGGATCAGGAGGACAACGACCTTTCTTTCTACAACATGAGTGACGAGACCCACATCTTTTCCTTCACCCAAGCCAAGTTCTTGGGATCACTCTATCCTTACTTCAAGCGTAGCTGTGTGGAGCTCTCCCCATCAGCACAGCCCTGA